The Ziziphus jujuba cultivar Dongzao chromosome 7, ASM3175591v1 genome includes a region encoding these proteins:
- the LOC107424197 gene encoding uncharacterized protein LOC107424197 translates to MGILLMIAVFGAEVCVIDKTHKCETLSFVKEPPNDVFTWKLKEFSTKNCCYESQVFTIGERKWTLKFYPEENSLAYGLSLSLFLCQVDGSGEAWFRSSPGDKWGYENFMPLKYLNEFVVNDTVTIEVQFLNLFVMKILPEWK, encoded by the exons ATGGGTATCTTGTTGATGATTGCTGTGTTTGGGGCAGAGGTTTGTGTCATAGACAAGACTCACAAATGTGAAACCCTTTCATTTGTGAAGGAACCTCCCAATGATGTTTTCACTTGGAAGCTTAAAGAGTTCTCTACAAAGAACTGCTGTTATGAGTCTCAAGTTTTTACGATTGGAGAGAGGAAGTG GACATTAAAGTTTTATCCAGAAGAGAATTCATTAGCATATGGTTTATCGTTATCACTTTTCTTATGTCAAGTTGATGGGTCAG GTGAGGCTTGGTTCCGTTCCTCTCCTGGTGATAAATGGGGATACGAAAATTTTATGCCACTGAAGTATTTGAATGAGTTTGTTGTTAATGATACTGTAACaattgaagttcaattccttaATCTCTTTGTGATGAAGATTCTTCCCGAATGGAAATAA
- the LOC107424211 gene encoding GATA transcription factor 4, producing the protein MDVYGLSATDCFRIDDLLDFSNDDIFSSSTTTTSSSTDSETNHYHHHPPQPQDPSILINNTAHLSSTDFTNDLCVPGDDVAELEWLSQFVDDSFSDFPMTGLAGAPNYMNEASFSGRARSKRSRAPTTSWASTPVEPESLIGTTTGKPKSKRDSSPSKAASETGGLRRCSHCASEKTPQWRTGPLGPKTLCNACGVRYKSGRLVPEYRPAASPTFVLTQHSNSHRKVMELRRKKEEMRQQHQQRRQGEAEEQEQFYAHPQHHGFQVY; encoded by the exons ATGGACGTGTACGGACTGTCAGCTACTGACTGCTTTCGCATCGACGACCTTCTTGATTTCTCCAACGACGACATCTTTTCCTCTTCCACTACCACCACTTCTTCCTCCACCGACTCCGAAACCAACCACTACCACCACCACCCTCCGCAGCCTCAGGATCCCTCCATTCTCATCAACAACACGGCCCATTTATCCTCTACCGACTTCACCAACGATCTATGCGTCCCA gGTGATGATGTAGCGGAGCTCGAGTGGCTGTCACAGTTCGTAGACGACTCATTTTCCGATTTTCCGATGACTGGGCTCGCCGGAGCTCCTAACTATATGAATGAGGCATCGTTTTCCGGGAGAGCCCGTAGCAAGCGCTCGAGAGCACCGACCACCAGCTGGGCATCTACTCCGGTGGAACCCGAATCTTTGATCGGTACTACTACTGGAAAACCCAAATCTAAGAGGGATTCATCGCCGTCGAAGGCGGCGTCGGAGACGGGAGGGCTACGGAGGTGCTCGCACTGCGCATCGGAGAAAACGCCGCAGTGGCGCACGGGACCACTGGGACCCAAAACGCTTTGCAACGCGTGTGGCGTGAGGTACAAGTCGGGTCGGCTTGTACCCGAATACCGACCGGCAGCGAGCCCGACATTCGTGCTGACTCAGCATTCGAACTCGCACCGGAAGGTTATGGAGCTCCGTCGGAAGAAGGAGGAGATGCGGCAACAGCACCAACAGCGACGTCAAGGAGAAGCGGAAGAGCAAGAGCAGTTCTACGCACACCCCCAGCACCATGGGTTTCAAGTTTACTGA